ATCCCAGCCCTGAGTTTAGGGGCCTCGGGGAGAAGAGGCGTGTCTTGCCTGCAGTGTAGAGATGACGCCAGTGGCCACCTGGAGGACGGCGCTCATGGTGTTGGACACTTCAAACACGGCTTCCTTGTCCTCCTGGGAGGCACGTGGCAGGAGGTAAGGGCCCAGTAGCCCGGTCCCCAGTGAGGCCGCCCCACTGCCTTCCACTGGGAACACTCAGCACCTTGTACACCCCGCACCAAGGGAGAGGAGAGCACTCCCAGGGCTGGGTGCGCAGGACAGGAGGTGGCAGTTCTGTGGGGCCCCTACCCAGATGAGGCAGGACCCCGAGAATTGGTATGTGGTGCGTATGCAACGGGGTGCCCAGCCTCGCACCTGTAAGTCCTTGTTGTAGGTGCTCGGAAGTCCCTTGAGCGTCATCAGGAGCCCAGCACACTAAGGGGAGGGACAGTGAGGATCAAGAGGCTGGGCCTCGGAGCCTGTCCTGAACCTGCCCTCAGGACCCTCCGGCTCAGCGCAGAGGCCTTGCCCCAACTCCCTGCCCTGCTTACCCGCCCAAACACTCGCCCTGCCTTGCTCCGGATCAGCTCCAGGCTGTCTGGGTTTTTCTTCTGGGGCATCAGGCTGCTTCCGGTGCTAGAGACAAGATGCCGGGGCTGAAGGGGCTCCGGTGCCCCTTGGCTGGTCTGCTGGGCAGCTCTGCCCAGGGGTTGGGGTGAGGTGGAAAGAAGCCATGCTGGTGGGcgcagagctgggggagggcaggcgcAGCCTTACCTGTAGGCATCTGAGAGCTGCACCAAGTTGAATTCCTTGGTGCCATAGAGGATGAGATCCTCGGCCATCCTGCTGAGGTGGGTCATGCACAGCGAAGCCCAGAACAGGAACTCAGCTtgtgggaggaaagggagagcaGGCTGTCTGGTCACCAGGCCTCACCCCTTACCCAGCCTGGAGAAGGTCCGGTGGGCCATACGGGGGTGGCAGGAAGCTGGAGAGGAGGCAGGGCCGGGGGACAAAGGCAGCACACACTGCAGGGGACTGGCCCTGGAGGGCGGGCGGGCTAGCGCCCAGGACTCACCCACAAAGTCTCGCTCACTGGTGGCATCCATGCTGTTGAGAGTGATGGCCCCAAAGTTCAGTTCTGGCCAATTCGGGAAGGGGAAGGCAACAGGGTTGGGCTGAAGGGCGAGGAGGGGCCttctctccccccccaccccccaaccaggctgcccagccccaccccccacgaCCCCCTCTCAGGGAGGAGTGgtagggaggggcaggaggttgGGAAGGTCTTTGGTACAGGTCCCAGGAGGGAGGCGGGAGCCCTGAGTCTCCCCGGCACCACGCACCTCTCCCGTGGCCTCCCCTtgcctctccagcctcactgTCCATCGATAATAGACCAGAGTTTTACCCGACCCCTGCCCTCTCTAGGTGTGTGTCTGTGAGACCTGGCAAGTGCAGAGGGTGGTCTCCTGGGAAAGGAGGGGCAGGGTGCCTCACCTGCTCGGAGCAGCTCCCGGTCCACACCCAGAGGGTTGCCTGCGATGGCCCCGCTGCAGAGACGGGAGGGGATCTGAGTGACCGGGGCTCCCGGCAGGCACGCCCTGGCACGTACTTGCATGCACACCTGTGCCGAGCTCTGGTTGCCAGGGCTGCGGCCTGGTCAGCTTGGGTGCCAGAGAGTTGTCCCCACGCAGGGGAAACGGCACGATGTGAGCAGCTGGCTGGCTCTCTGGAGAGCCCTGGCCTGGCTGTGACACACTCATCGTCCCCACCTTAGAGCTGAGGGTCCATTTGTGGTCCCCCTCCCACCGTGGCTAGGGAGGCTGATTGCCTGGCTTCTGCCCCCTCCGCCCTCCCCggcccctcctcttctctggaaGCCCAAGGACCACGCTGACTGTGTGGCAGCCACTCCGCCCTTGGAGCACTGGGCCTCACTCACCTCCCCAGGGGCAGGACGTCGATCCGCTTCTGCACCTCCAGCAGCCTCTCCGAGTCTCTGGTCAGTGCCACAGCATGGCTGTGGGaagccaggaggcaggagggtcagggcagcctgggctgggcccctcccctccaccacgcCCCTCCATCACTGCCCGCTCACCTCAGGATCCAGTGGCTCCAGCGGATGGGCTGAGCCCTCTGCAGGTGTGTGTACCCTGGGAAGAGGATGTCACGTTCCCTGTGGGGGAAGAGTAGCGGCAGGGAGCCTGAGGGGCTCAGGGGGTTCAGGCGAGGCCTGCCTGGGGCCCTGCGACCCTGTAGGGAAGAGCAGGGCAGGCTCACCAAGGATCTGCCTGCACAAGGGACCAAGTGATCTCCTGGGGACAAACATGGGGTAAGGGAAGGGTCAGGAGGTGGGGCATTGTGACTGGGCCATGGCTGTGGGGCGTCCAGAGGGTGAGCGTAGGACCAAGTATAGATTACACCTTCAGCTGGGGCCTCTGCACCTTGGCAGCAGAtctgggcaggggccagggcaggaggggaggtgcACGGCAGGTACCACCTGGCAGTGAGAGGCTGAGTTTGTGAGCATGAGAGGAGCTCCAGAGGAGCCCAGAATAGCTGGGGGCACTTTAAAGTAGGCAGGGCGGTGGCAGAGGTGCTGTGAGTGAtggttctaatttttttaaataaacagctttattgagatataattcacatacaaatcacccatttaaagtgtacatttagTGTACAACCATCACCCCAAGAAAGAAACCCTGGGAcctccctgatggtgcagtggttaagaatccgcctgccaatgcaggggacacgggttcaatccctggtctgggaagatcccacatgtcgcagagcaactaagcctgtgcgccacaactactgagccctcgtgctgcaactactgaagcccgcgcgcctagagtccgtgctctgcaacaagcgaagccacagcagtgagaagcctgctcactgcgtgcaccaatgaagacccaacgcagccaaaaaaaaaggaaagaaaccctgtcctcattagcagtcactccctaatCCTCCCAACACCCACCCTGCCCCGAGAATGACAGTTTTGGGGCCCTTGTTTTCCCCCAGTGAAGTCAGTGAAACAGGGGTCACAGGGagttggggaagaggaggggtcAACCCTGTCTCTGACACCAAATAGAGACTTCTCATCAGTCATGTCACAGAAGCCAAAGCTTCGGATGAGGCCAGCGGGGGGCAGCCCTCAGCTCTGTCCTTTGCCCGCCATGCTGTGTGGGGACGGGGGACATGGGCACAGGCAGGCCAAGGAGTGACTCTGGTTGCCAGGCAAGCTGGCCCCTTTCCTCAGGCTTCGGGCCATCTGCCTAGTGCCTTAGCCTCTGGCCTGTGAACCCTCAAAGGGTGAGCTCCCCCTGCCTGCTGAGCTGGGCTGGCTGGGGGTCGGGGATGCTGCAAGAAATCCCTGCTCCTGGCTGCTCTGCCTCACTCAGTCCAGGAGTTCCAGACTGTACCCCTGTACCCCAGAGCCTGGCCCCCTACCCTCAACACCCCTGCCACCTAGGTCTGGCATTCAGGCTGCCTGTCTCGGGGGAGCAGAGACCCTGGCTGCCCTCGTGCCCCTCTCTGCCACCTGGTGTTCCATACACTCACGCCTCTGCCCGATCCACCATGGTTCTGATGAGCTCCCGGAGGAGGGCAGAGAGCGTGGAGCAGTTCTGCCGCATCCACAGCCTGAGGTCCGTGACCACCTGTTGGGAGGAGGATGTGGCACTCAGGGACCACAGATGTGTTGCCTCCCTGGGGAGCCAGGACCGCTgctgagccccagctctgctgcctggACCCCCCAAGGCTGGGAAGGCCCAGGGCGGGGAGCCGGGCAGGCTGGTGGCACCTGGTCGTTCCGACTTCGTCCTGTGTGCAGCTTCCCTGCGGTTTCACCGATGAgctcctgggggtggagggaggcacGCAGTCGGGGTCTGCCTGCTTGTGGCCCAGTGGGGTCAGCCCAGGCCACAGCCTCCCCAGCCTGtggccctccctccctgccccagggtcCCCTGGTTCTGCCCGATCTCTGCCATCTCTGCTCAGGCCTCCTGCTCTGAGGTCCCAGTGACGAAGGGAACAGAATGATGGCGCTTATGCTCCAAgcggcccagagaggggaggggcaggggcggggggtgaggtggggggtggcCTCACCTTCAGACGCCGCTCATTGGCCGTATGGATGTCCTCATCATTGGGGTTTAGTTTGAAGGTGCCCTGGGCCCACTCCTCAGCTACCTGTAGCAGACAGCAGCAACACGGGGGTCAGGTGGGCGGGCATCAGCAGTTGAGTCCTGGCAGCGCTCCCCCCGGA
The sequence above is drawn from the Balaenoptera musculus isolate JJ_BM4_2016_0621 chromosome 15, mBalMus1.pri.v3, whole genome shotgun sequence genome and encodes:
- the ASL gene encoding argininosuccinate lyase isoform X1 codes for the protein MASESGKLWGGRFVGAVDPIMEKFNSSITYDQHLWEVDVQGSKAYSRGLEKAGLLTKTEMDQILQGLDKVAEEWAQGTFKLNPNDEDIHTANERRLKELIGETAGKLHTGRSRNDQVVTDLRLWMRQNCSTLSALLRELIRTMVDRAEAERDILFPGYTHLQRAQPIRWSHWILSHAVALTRDSERLLEVQKRIDVLPLGSGAIAGNPLGVDRELLRAELNFGAITLNSMDATSERDFVAEFLFWASLCMTHLSRMAEDLILYGTKEFNLVQLSDAYSTGSSLMPQKKNPDSLELIRSKAGRVFGRCAGLLMTLKGLPSTYNKDLQEDKEAVFEVSNTMSAVLQVATGVISTLQIHRENMARALSPDMLATDLAYYLVRKGMPFRQAHEASGKAVFMAETKGVALNQLSLQELQTISPLFSGDVSHVWDYGHSVEQYAALGGTARSSVDWQIGQVRALLGAQQA
- the ASL gene encoding argininosuccinate lyase isoform X2 yields the protein MASEHLWEVDVQGSKAYSRGLEKAGLLTKTEMDQILQGLDKVAEEWAQGTFKLNPNDEDIHTANERRLKELIGETAGKLHTGRSRNDQVVTDLRLWMRQNCSTLSALLRELIRTMVDRAEAERDILFPGYTHLQRAQPIRWSHWILSHAVALTRDSERLLEVQKRIDVLPLGSGAIAGNPLGVDRELLRAELNFGAITLNSMDATSERDFVAEFLFWASLCMTHLSRMAEDLILYGTKEFNLVQLSDAYSTGSSLMPQKKNPDSLELIRSKAGRVFGRCAGLLMTLKGLPSTYNKDLQEDKEAVFEVSNTMSAVLQVATGVISTLQIHRENMARALSPDMLATDLAYYLVRKGMPFRQAHEASGKAVFMAETKGVALNQLSLQELQTISPLFSGDVSHVWDYGHSVEQYAALGGTARSSVDWQIGQVRALLGAQQA